A stretch of Kyrpidia spormannii DNA encodes these proteins:
- a CDS encoding hydantoinase B/oxoprolinase family protein translates to MGVQTKSAAIDPITAQVIRGALENIAVEMGHKLARMSYSSIIRESEDFGCALLDADGQQLCESSHSTPLQSGPIPGYVRGIRRILEERGDTFRPGDVIMHNSPYHGASHGPDVGFCIPIFYKDELIGFSVTTAHHLDIGALTPGSCGIVDAVDAYAEGLQFKAIKVYEQGKKNEQVWHMLRDNIRASHMVTGDMEAQIAAARIGADRYLELIAKFGLEKVLAASEDLMNYSDTMLRNAIRNLPDGVYYAEGFLDGYLDSPDPERRDLKIAVTVTIEGSEITVDFTGTSRQVDDRPVNMPFEGTVDVAVYLTLRSILLDSTIYGNIPQNSGLTRAIKIVAPEGTLCNPTFPAPTIARFCSGNIVADTLMKALGQVVPRQISAGVGNLKVIAYSGLTNGNYWVYMDIMEGSYGGRFGMDGMDAVDTLYANTRNNPIEDIESHYPLRITRYELQDDVSAPGQWRGGIGSVREVQFLADGSFSVEGDGHKYAPWGFMGGIDGRVGQLLLTTAEGREENLPSKIPNRRAKAGDKLTMTGPCGGGYGDPKKRSPQQVLSDVLDGYVSKDTALRAYGVVISESGEIDEDATNQLRGAAQ, encoded by the coding sequence ATGGGAGTTCAAACAAAATCCGCTGCGATTGATCCGATTACGGCGCAGGTTATTCGCGGAGCATTGGAGAATATCGCCGTGGAGATGGGGCACAAATTGGCCCGGATGTCTTATTCAAGTATTATACGTGAATCCGAAGATTTCGGATGTGCTCTCCTTGATGCCGACGGTCAACAGCTCTGTGAGTCAAGCCACAGTACTCCGCTGCAATCGGGCCCGATTCCCGGGTATGTTCGCGGCATCCGCAGAATTTTGGAAGAACGAGGCGACACGTTCCGTCCCGGTGACGTGATCATGCATAATTCGCCGTACCATGGAGCTTCGCACGGCCCGGATGTCGGATTTTGCATCCCTATATTCTATAAAGATGAGTTGATCGGATTTTCCGTCACCACCGCCCATCATTTGGATATCGGTGCCTTAACACCCGGCAGCTGTGGAATTGTCGATGCGGTGGACGCGTATGCCGAAGGGCTTCAGTTTAAGGCCATTAAAGTGTATGAACAGGGTAAGAAAAATGAGCAAGTATGGCACATGTTAAGAGACAACATTCGTGCCTCGCATATGGTTACCGGGGACATGGAAGCGCAAATTGCGGCCGCCCGGATTGGGGCGGACCGGTATTTGGAGCTTATTGCTAAATTTGGCCTTGAAAAAGTTCTCGCGGCAAGTGAAGACTTGATGAATTATTCCGATACGATGTTGCGCAATGCCATCCGCAACCTGCCCGACGGTGTTTACTATGCCGAAGGTTTTCTTGATGGTTATCTTGACAGTCCTGACCCAGAACGAAGAGATCTGAAGATCGCTGTTACGGTGACCATTGAGGGAAGCGAGATTACTGTGGACTTTACCGGGACCTCTCGTCAGGTTGACGACAGGCCGGTGAATATGCCGTTTGAAGGTACGGTTGATGTGGCGGTCTATTTAACTCTTCGTTCAATCTTGCTGGATTCAACGATATATGGCAACATCCCGCAAAACTCCGGTTTGACCCGGGCCATAAAAATCGTGGCTCCGGAAGGTACGTTGTGCAATCCGACATTCCCGGCTCCGACAATTGCAAGGTTTTGCTCGGGTAATATTGTGGCCGATACGCTTATGAAAGCGTTGGGACAAGTTGTTCCTCGGCAGATCAGTGCCGGGGTGGGCAACCTGAAAGTGATCGCGTACAGCGGATTAACGAACGGAAACTATTGGGTTTATATGGATATCATGGAAGGGAGTTATGGAGGGCGGTTTGGCATGGATGGGATGGATGCGGTCGACACCTTATATGCCAACACCCGCAACAATCCCATCGAAGATATCGAGTCGCACTACCCGCTTCGGATTACACGGTATGAACTGCAGGACGACGTCAGCGCACCTGGACAATGGCGAGGAGGTATCGGGTCCGTCCGGGAAGTTCAGTTCCTTGCCGATGGTAGTTTTTCTGTGGAAGGTGACGGGCACAAATATGCACCATGGGGGTTTATGGGCGGTATAGACGGACGTGTCGGGCAATTGTTGCTGACCACTGCGGAGGGGCGTGAAGAAAATCTCCCTTCCAAGATTCCAAATCGACGTGCGAAGGCCGGCGATAAGTTAACGATGACCGGTCCGTGCGGAGGGGGATACGGCGATCCGAAAAAGCGCTCGCCGCAACAAGTGTTGTCCGACGTATTGGATGGATATGTTTCCAAAGATACAGCCCTTCGAGCATATGGTGTCGTTATTAGCGAATCTGGCGAAATTGACGAAGACGCAACAAACCAATTAAGAGGTGCGGCACAATAA
- a CDS encoding hydantoinase/oxoprolinase family protein, with translation MKLVGVDVGGTFTDIVVCDTTTGKTVIHKLPTSLEDPSVAVVQGIEEICERNGINKSEIDHVFHGTTIATNAILEHDGARTGMITTKGYRDIIHIGRHQRPQNYSIMQEIPWQNRPLVQRRYRKVVTERLVPPHGEVLVPLNEEEVRRAARELKDDGVDSIVVTFLFSYLNPEHEQRAREIIREKYPEAFVTISSDVSPQFREFERFTTAAINGFVGPKVKRYVSNLKERLKQAGISGELRIMCSNGGVSTPESVSEKPVNTLLSGPAAGVLGGSWFGNLSGRKKLITFDVGGTSADIGIITEQGYSESTARDTWIAGYPVMVPMIDIHTIGAGGGSIAYVDEGGAFKVGPRSAGSNPGPACYGHGGIKPTVTDANVVLGRLDEDNFLGGEMRIFPNAAHKVVGELAAQLNLSLIETAEGIITILNNNMANAIRAKTVQRGYDPREFSLVAFGGAGPLHAVEVAKILNIPEVVVPLHPGITSAIGLLTTDLKYDVIKTEFMLSTHLDCERLNRDIQLLENQVQQQLRDDGIAEENMKIQRSADCRYIGQGYELRIPLPDGHITEEALTAALQQFHRVHESEYGHFFADSPIEIVNIRLTGIGFMPKVQKPAAGEGGSLSDALVKTNRTVFRVGGELRTYETAFYNREKIPVNTKFPGPAIVLQKDTTTVIPPDCAAFVDDSGNMIIQVGGF, from the coding sequence ATGAAACTTGTGGGAGTGGACGTAGGAGGTACCTTTACTGACATCGTCGTCTGCGATACCACCACGGGCAAAACCGTCATTCACAAGCTTCCCACCAGCCTGGAGGACCCTTCTGTTGCCGTTGTTCAAGGCATTGAGGAGATATGCGAAAGAAACGGTATCAATAAATCGGAGATTGACCATGTGTTTCACGGCACCACGATTGCCACCAACGCAATCCTTGAGCACGACGGTGCAAGGACAGGGATGATCACCACAAAAGGATATCGGGACATCATTCATATCGGCCGCCATCAGCGCCCGCAAAACTATTCGATTATGCAAGAAATTCCATGGCAAAATCGCCCATTGGTGCAGCGCCGGTACCGCAAAGTTGTAACCGAGCGTCTTGTGCCACCGCACGGTGAGGTTTTGGTGCCGCTCAACGAAGAGGAGGTGCGCAGGGCTGCACGGGAATTAAAGGACGACGGGGTTGACTCGATCGTTGTTACATTTCTGTTCTCATACCTGAATCCCGAACATGAACAGCGAGCCCGAGAGATTATCCGGGAAAAATATCCGGAAGCATTTGTCACAATTTCCTCGGATGTATCTCCTCAGTTCCGGGAGTTTGAACGTTTTACGACGGCGGCCATAAACGGTTTTGTGGGTCCAAAGGTGAAGCGGTATGTGAGTAATCTCAAGGAACGGTTAAAGCAGGCGGGAATCTCCGGTGAACTACGCATTATGTGCTCGAACGGCGGGGTTTCCACACCGGAGTCCGTTTCCGAAAAGCCCGTCAATACTTTGCTGTCCGGTCCCGCGGCCGGGGTCCTGGGCGGTTCCTGGTTCGGCAACTTGTCCGGTCGCAAAAAACTCATCACTTTTGACGTCGGCGGAACCAGTGCGGATATCGGAATCATTACTGAACAAGGGTATTCGGAATCCACGGCTCGAGATACTTGGATTGCGGGGTATCCGGTGATGGTTCCCATGATCGACATACACACCATAGGCGCCGGAGGTGGAAGTATTGCATATGTCGACGAAGGCGGCGCGTTTAAGGTTGGGCCGCGCAGTGCCGGTTCGAACCCGGGCCCGGCGTGTTATGGGCATGGGGGAATAAAACCAACAGTCACAGACGCGAACGTCGTCCTGGGTCGATTGGATGAAGATAACTTTCTGGGCGGAGAAATGCGCATTTTTCCCAACGCGGCTCACAAGGTGGTTGGGGAACTTGCGGCGCAACTGAACTTGTCCCTGATTGAAACGGCGGAAGGTATAATTACAATTCTCAACAATAACATGGCGAACGCGATCCGTGCCAAAACCGTGCAGAGAGGCTATGATCCGCGTGAATTCTCTCTCGTGGCCTTCGGCGGCGCAGGCCCTCTTCATGCGGTGGAGGTGGCGAAAATCCTGAACATCCCCGAAGTCGTCGTACCCCTTCATCCGGGGATCACTTCGGCCATCGGTTTATTGACGACCGACTTAAAGTACGATGTGATCAAAACGGAATTTATGTTGAGTACACATCTTGACTGTGAACGATTGAACCGGGATATCCAGTTATTGGAAAACCAAGTTCAACAACAGCTCCGGGATGATGGAATTGCTGAAGAGAACATGAAGATTCAAAGGTCGGCCGACTGTCGTTACATTGGTCAGGGTTATGAGTTGCGGATTCCACTGCCGGACGGACATATCACCGAGGAGGCCTTGACGGCGGCTTTGCAACAGTTCCATCGCGTTCACGAAAGCGAATACGGTCATTTTTTTGCAGATAGTCCTATTGAGATTGTGAACATTCGTCTTACGGGTATTGGATTTATGCCGAAGGTTCAAAAGCCCGCGGCCGGGGAGGGCGGTTCATTGAGCGACGCTCTTGTGAAGACCAATCGCACAGTTTTCCGCGTGGGCGGCGAGCTCAGGACCTACGAAACCGCATTTTATAATCGAGAGAAAATACCTGTTAACACGAAGTTCCCGGGGCCGGCAATTGTATTACAGAAGGATACAACCACCGTCATTCCGCCGGACTGTGCGGCATTTGTGGATGATTCCGGGAACATGATCATTCAGGTGGGGGGATTCTAA
- a CDS encoding NCS1 family transporter, translating to MAESTELTQHSKRDSLAPVDEGGRIFSLKSYIPFWISSMVVIQLFIIGQSFMPPSGKLNILQALTVTLVSSIIIGFMFVINSHPGIKYGIPFVVQCRSAFGYYGARIAVLVRVLPAVFWYGIGSWIGADAMNYVSTTVLGWGNVWLYFIIFQILQTAIAYYGIKSIKWFDSALSFVILAFLVYIVIQIFSTGKVHLISSWEASGSWGMPFWTAITASVGILITGAINNGDLARYLRKEPVQNWVGHFVGIVPMFIIMVAIGILSAAATGIWDPIRALVTLVPNTAVAVALMIFIVAAQFTSNLSLNIAPPALVLMEIFNIKWGLSVIVVGILGIITFPWLLLTSSAFNTFITFYSAFLGPLLGILIADFYLVRKRHFDLDRLYNSPVKFHILGFASLIVGGICGVIFLPISWIVGLPVSMVIYSIGYRIIPYYKRELAAHRVDEKAAVFE from the coding sequence ATGGCCGAATCCACAGAACTGACCCAGCATTCAAAAAGAGACTCCCTGGCCCCCGTGGATGAGGGTGGGAGAATTTTCAGTCTTAAAAGCTATATCCCGTTTTGGATTTCATCGATGGTGGTCATTCAGCTCTTTATTATCGGGCAGTCGTTCATGCCGCCAAGTGGAAAACTGAACATTCTGCAGGCATTGACGGTTACCCTGGTGTCTTCCATTATCATTGGGTTCATGTTTGTCATCAATTCTCATCCGGGAATAAAATACGGCATTCCTTTCGTCGTGCAGTGTCGTTCGGCATTCGGGTACTATGGGGCGCGAATTGCCGTTCTCGTACGGGTGTTGCCCGCCGTGTTTTGGTATGGAATCGGATCGTGGATTGGTGCAGATGCTATGAATTACGTCAGTACCACAGTTTTGGGATGGGGCAACGTGTGGCTGTATTTTATCATTTTCCAGATTCTACAAACCGCGATTGCCTATTATGGAATAAAATCGATCAAATGGTTTGACTCAGCCTTGTCTTTTGTCATACTGGCATTCTTGGTTTACATCGTTATTCAGATTTTTTCGACCGGAAAGGTCCATTTGATCTCAAGTTGGGAAGCGTCGGGCAGTTGGGGAATGCCCTTTTGGACCGCGATCACAGCCTCGGTGGGGATTCTTATAACCGGGGCGATTAACAATGGAGATCTGGCGCGCTATCTTCGCAAGGAACCTGTGCAAAATTGGGTCGGTCATTTCGTCGGGATTGTCCCGATGTTCATCATTATGGTCGCGATCGGCATTCTCTCGGCTGCCGCAACCGGCATTTGGGATCCGATTCGGGCGTTGGTAACACTCGTCCCAAATACGGCTGTCGCGGTCGCGTTAATGATCTTCATCGTCGCCGCCCAATTTACGAGTAACTTATCTTTAAACATTGCGCCTCCCGCCCTTGTCTTGATGGAAATATTCAATATCAAGTGGGGCTTATCAGTAATCGTTGTGGGGATTCTCGGTATCATCACATTCCCATGGCTGTTATTGACAAGTTCGGCATTCAATACGTTCATCACCTTCTATTCTGCATTTCTTGGCCCTCTTCTCGGGATTCTTATCGCAGATTTTTACTTGGTTCGGAAACGTCATTTTGACCTCGACCGCTTGTACAACAGTCCTGTTAAGTTCCATATTTTAGGGTTTGCTTCCCTTATTGTGGGCGGAATATGCGGAGTGATATTCCTGCCCATTTCATGGATCGTTGGACTTCCCGTAAGTATGGTGATCTACTCAATTGGGTATCGCATTATACCTTACTATAAACGCGAATTGGCCGCCCATCGAGTCGACGAAAAAGCCGCCGTTTTTGAATGA
- a CDS encoding sigma 54-interacting transcriptional regulator: MYLQICNELGVLQRGERATVQFADLFSRLPIGLVVVDLNGNVHYVNEKSIQLFAGLASQKSNKKPIQEIMTSTIIKSIKTEKPNVCMTTTDNGHSVYLLEIPFEADHLTKLGLIIMLDAEQVEYLISHSKIYLDLSQDLDTIMNLVGDLVTITDGNGIVLRVNAACEKVMGVKESDFVGRPATILEEQGIIDHSSTVNVLRSGVRGIMTQTTRSGRRLLVSSFPLYNDLGDLVKVVNISRDITEREELLDQIEELRNTIRHYQMEIDRLNRANADTPIMKSQIMQDIMDLIFRIADVDSTVLILGETGVGKEVIARTIHNLSSRKDKPFVAINCGSIPESLIESELFGYERGAFTGGNREGKLGLIAAANNGTLFLDEIGELPLHMQAKLLRVLQEKQLRPIGAVKEIKINVRFIAATNRNLEEMVKQGLFREDLFYRLNVISIVVPSLKERPEDIPYLMEYFLSVYNQKYGRKVQFHPDVMPYFLTYPWPGNIRELQNIVERLVVTCSEPLIRPERLPDKLRHYDGPEEGAANKSLKELVEEFERNIIHNAMQRYKTMKEVSEHLKVDVSTISRKARKYGIRHGSSNL, encoded by the coding sequence GTGTATTTGCAGATCTGCAATGAACTTGGAGTATTACAACGAGGGGAGCGCGCCACCGTGCAATTCGCAGATTTGTTTTCCAGATTGCCGATTGGTCTTGTGGTTGTTGACTTAAACGGCAATGTGCATTACGTCAATGAGAAGAGTATACAGCTCTTTGCCGGCCTTGCGAGTCAAAAATCCAACAAGAAACCTATACAGGAGATCATGACATCCACGATTATTAAGTCGATCAAGACCGAAAAGCCGAATGTGTGTATGACCACGACCGATAACGGACATTCTGTTTATTTGTTGGAAATTCCATTTGAAGCCGATCATTTAACGAAACTCGGTCTTATCATCATGCTGGATGCAGAACAAGTCGAATACCTTATTTCCCATTCCAAGATATATCTGGATCTATCGCAAGACTTGGATACCATCATGAATCTTGTTGGGGACCTGGTCACAATCACCGACGGAAACGGAATCGTACTCCGGGTCAATGCGGCGTGCGAAAAAGTCATGGGCGTAAAAGAATCCGACTTTGTGGGTAGGCCGGCGACAATCCTTGAAGAACAAGGGATCATCGACCACTCCTCAACCGTGAATGTTTTGAGATCCGGCGTGCGAGGCATCATGACCCAGACAACCAGATCCGGTCGAAGATTGCTCGTTTCGTCCTTCCCCCTCTACAATGATCTGGGCGACTTAGTGAAGGTAGTCAACATTTCAAGAGACATTACAGAACGTGAAGAACTTCTGGATCAGATAGAGGAATTGAGAAATACGATCAGGCATTATCAGATGGAAATAGACCGGCTTAATCGGGCGAATGCAGATACACCGATCATGAAATCCCAAATTATGCAAGATATAATGGATCTGATATTTAGAATTGCGGACGTCGATTCAACGGTCTTAATCTTGGGTGAAACCGGGGTTGGAAAAGAAGTGATTGCGCGGACCATACACAATCTGAGTTCACGGAAAGATAAACCATTTGTAGCTATCAATTGTGGATCAATTCCGGAAAGCTTGATCGAGTCCGAGCTATTCGGTTACGAGCGAGGGGCGTTTACCGGCGGCAACCGGGAGGGGAAGCTCGGACTGATTGCAGCGGCAAACAACGGGACTCTGTTCCTCGACGAAATCGGAGAACTTCCGCTTCATATGCAGGCCAAGTTGCTCAGGGTTTTGCAAGAAAAACAACTGAGGCCCATCGGGGCCGTGAAGGAGATTAAAATCAATGTCCGCTTCATTGCGGCCACAAACAGAAATCTTGAAGAAATGGTTAAACAAGGATTGTTCAGGGAAGACCTGTTCTACAGGTTGAACGTCATATCGATTGTGGTCCCGAGTTTGAAAGAACGTCCGGAAGATATCCCTTATTTGATGGAGTATTTCTTATCCGTTTATAACCAGAAATATGGGCGCAAGGTGCAATTCCATCCGGATGTTATGCCCTATTTCTTAACCTACCCATGGCCCGGGAATATTCGAGAGCTCCAAAACATTGTGGAGCGGTTGGTGGTGACCTGTTCGGAACCCTTGATTCGACCGGAACGATTGCCGGACAAGTTGAGACACTACGATGGGCCGGAGGAAGGCGCGGCAAACAAATCCTTAAAAGAATTGGTTGAGGAGTTTGAGAGGAATATCATCCACAATGCAATGCAAAGGTATAAAACCATGAAGGAAGTCAGTGAACACTTGAAAGTCGACGTGTCCACGATCAGCCGGAAAGCAAGAAAGTACGGCATAAGACATGGCTCCAGCAATTTGTGA
- a CDS encoding NUDIX hydrolase → MNITNVQSQSHSPVRDAATVLPVRPDAGSGFLVYALRRHPKLRAFAGVWAFPGGSVEEQDRIPKWRILLAPFDERQATEQTVHRERTRPAIETRDFRRRFGGQDMLGEIMVVPAYTFDSQEYIAKLGRVYLDRPALHLGERPQRWTERLQRFLDTLEKQEQPDVVLLDSRSGLHDIAAALVTELGAHVLLFAADTEATWMGYRVLFRHWHTYGTARRMRNRLSLVAALVPPRRPYYLDHFREAAWDLFRDTLYDEVEDETDPPGEDLFSFDLMDDNAPHQPIPIYWNEGLAAVSSLQNVDKSVVGYAYQRFLRWFDDWMAQCEGAKP, encoded by the coding sequence ATGAACATCACGAATGTACAATCACAATCCCATTCGCCGGTCCGCGATGCGGCGACGGTCCTTCCCGTTCGCCCGGATGCCGGGAGCGGCTTTCTGGTGTACGCCCTGCGCCGACACCCCAAACTCCGCGCCTTTGCGGGAGTATGGGCGTTTCCCGGCGGATCGGTGGAGGAACAGGATCGCATCCCGAAATGGCGAATCCTTCTGGCTCCTTTTGATGAGCGTCAAGCCACCGAACAGACGGTGCATCGCGAACGAACCAGGCCGGCCATCGAAACGAGAGACTTCCGCCGGCGGTTTGGGGGCCAGGATATGCTGGGTGAAATCATGGTCGTTCCGGCCTACACTTTTGACTCTCAGGAGTACATTGCGAAATTGGGACGGGTTTATCTGGACCGGCCTGCATTGCACCTGGGAGAAAGACCGCAACGGTGGACGGAGCGGCTGCAACGTTTTTTGGACACCCTTGAGAAGCAGGAGCAGCCGGATGTGGTCTTGTTGGACAGTCGGAGTGGGCTGCACGACATTGCGGCGGCCTTGGTGACGGAACTGGGGGCCCACGTGCTTCTATTTGCCGCTGACACTGAGGCAACGTGGATGGGCTATCGGGTCCTTTTTCGCCATTGGCACACTTATGGGACGGCCCGGCGGATGAGGAATCGCCTCTCTTTGGTGGCGGCTCTGGTTCCCCCGAGGCGGCCGTATTATTTGGACCATTTTCGAGAAGCGGCCTGGGATCTGTTCCGGGACACCTTGTACGATGAAGTGGAGGATGAAACGGATCCGCCCGGTGAGGACCTTTTTTCGTTTGATCTCATGGATGACAATGCTCCGCACCAGCCCATTCCCATCTATTGGAATGAGGGGCTTGCAGCCGTGTCGTCGTTACAGAACGTCGACAAAAGTGTCGTGGGTTATGCTTACCAACGGTTTCTCCGGTGGTTTGACGATTGGATGGCCCAATGTGAGGGGGCGAAGCCATGA
- a CDS encoding plasmid pRiA4b ORF-3 family protein translates to MKGDDIVSNRIRASKPAAYEFEITLCDVHPSVWRRFCVPANITFQRLHDVIQVVMGWENYHLYEFRFGKTRISTPDDEFEVDATHFDARRKRLPSLGFDRDDVLGYLYDFGDNWMHVLRVIRPIYDLGDRPAYACLDGARSCPPEDVGGPHGYADFLKIISQPNHPEYEHMRLWSGGTFSPMRFDKEAVNQELRRRFME, encoded by the coding sequence ATGAAAGGGGACGACATCGTGTCGAATCGAATTCGTGCGAGTAAGCCCGCGGCATACGAATTTGAAATTACGCTGTGCGATGTTCACCCGAGCGTGTGGCGGCGATTTTGTGTGCCTGCCAACATCACCTTTCAGCGCCTCCACGATGTCATTCAGGTGGTCATGGGGTGGGAGAATTATCATTTGTACGAGTTTCGATTCGGAAAGACCCGGATCAGTACTCCGGATGATGAGTTTGAAGTGGATGCCACGCACTTTGATGCTCGGAGGAAGCGACTGCCGTCCCTGGGTTTTGATAGGGATGACGTGCTCGGGTACTTGTATGATTTCGGCGACAATTGGATGCACGTCCTGCGGGTGATACGCCCGATCTACGATCTGGGAGACCGTCCCGCATACGCCTGTTTGGACGGGGCGCGATCCTGTCCTCCGGAGGATGTCGGGGGGCCGCACGGCTACGCCGATTTTCTAAAAATCATCAGTCAACCCAACCATCCGGAGTATGAACACATGAGACTCTGGAGCGGCGGAACGTTCAGCCCGATGCGGTTCGACAAAGAGGCCGTCAATCAGGAACTGCGGAGACGGTTTATGGAATGA
- a CDS encoding pyridoxal phosphate-dependent decarboxylase family protein — translation MEKVLTVDPSNHRVARAMARQVADMVIDHFASLANRPVWHEGDAWLPADGRSGEWAEILIDMRSVLEHSMQVAHPKFFGHMDSGPLLVAVLADWVASALNQNMLAWELSPLATAVEEEVIAWLCALCGMDHGEGSLVSGGTVSNLTALLLALQSVTQGRFRTEGVWALRRRPVIFASDQAHYSVVKSAATAGLGEQSVVKISTDDAFRMDPERLRTALREVRASDASPVMVVATVGTTSTGSVDPVDAVADICREYGVWLHVDAAHGGALLFSEQKKHLLKGIDRADSVTVDPHKWLMQPKSMGAILTRHKGALRNLFESGAPYLTRKNETAARPQSRGGMSLQGSRRFDALRLWVTRRYLGDSGLTELVERNLAQVRAWADLLRAHPAFELAHEPELNLLCFRYRPAGVADERLDAINEEIQRELMRSGEGFLSVTSLRGRRWLRSVFINPTTREEDMRAVLDSIEKIGQRLYGR, via the coding sequence ATGGAAAAAGTGTTGACGGTCGATCCGTCCAATCACCGGGTTGCACGCGCCATGGCTCGCCAGGTGGCGGACATGGTGATCGACCATTTTGCCTCTTTGGCGAATCGACCGGTTTGGCATGAGGGGGACGCATGGCTGCCCGCCGACGGTCGGTCCGGAGAGTGGGCCGAGATTTTGATCGATATGCGGAGCGTTTTGGAACATTCGATGCAGGTGGCCCATCCCAAATTTTTCGGGCACATGGACTCCGGTCCGCTCTTGGTGGCTGTGCTGGCGGATTGGGTGGCCTCCGCTCTCAATCAGAATATGCTGGCTTGGGAACTTTCTCCTTTGGCCACGGCCGTCGAAGAGGAGGTGATCGCCTGGCTGTGTGCCTTATGCGGCATGGATCATGGCGAGGGGTCGCTGGTCAGCGGCGGAACCGTTTCCAACCTGACCGCACTGCTTCTGGCTTTGCAGTCCGTCACCCAAGGGCGGTTCCGGACGGAGGGAGTCTGGGCACTGCGACGTCGGCCCGTCATCTTTGCCTCTGATCAGGCCCATTATTCGGTCGTGAAATCGGCGGCGACGGCGGGCCTCGGAGAGCAATCGGTGGTCAAAATTTCCACCGATGACGCTTTCCGAATGGACCCGGAACGATTGCGAACGGCCCTTCGGGAGGTGAGAGCGTCCGATGCCTCCCCCGTCATGGTAGTGGCCACGGTGGGGACCACCAGTACGGGAAGTGTGGATCCGGTGGACGCGGTGGCGGACATATGCCGGGAGTATGGAGTTTGGCTGCACGTCGATGCCGCCCACGGCGGAGCGCTCTTGTTCAGTGAGCAGAAGAAGCACCTTTTGAAGGGAATCGACCGGGCGGACAGTGTGACCGTCGATCCCCACAAATGGTTGATGCAGCCGAAGAGCATGGGGGCGATTTTGACCCGTCATAAGGGAGCCCTGCGGAACCTGTTCGAATCCGGGGCGCCATATTTAACGCGAAAGAACGAGACAGCCGCTCGGCCGCAGAGCCGAGGTGGAATGAGCCTTCAGGGGTCTCGTCGATTCGATGCCCTTCGCCTGTGGGTGACGCGCCGATATTTGGGCGATTCGGGCCTGACAGAGCTGGTGGAACGCAACCTGGCTCAGGTTCGGGCGTGGGCCGACCTGTTGCGGGCTCATCCCGCGTTTGAACTGGCCCATGAACCCGAGCTCAACCTGCTGTGCTTTCGGTACAGACCCGCAGGAGTGGCCGACGAGCGCCTCGATGCGATCAACGAAGAGATTCAGCGAGAACTGATGCGCTCCGGGGAAGGGTTTCTATCCGTGACCTCTCTTCGCGGGCGCCGGTGGCTGCGCAGCGTGTTCATCAACCCGACGACCAGGGAGGAAGATATGCGGGCGGTGCTGGATAGCATTGAAAAGATCGGACAGCGGTTGTACGGCAGATGA